The Planctomycetia bacterium genome window below encodes:
- a CDS encoding protein kinase — translation MSVIPPSSDDSASMMPNGSPLPAKSEITRHGIGEVNETILDLQLVTTNRLGRFEIRRLLGGGGQGQVFQAYDPSLKRDVAVKVPRLHTLFDPSQRRRFDREARLAASLKHPHIVSVFDTGEVEGRVFLVTEYIHGPSLSEWMTSLQGKPLPCRTAAEIVLCLVQAVQYMHEHGIIHRDLKPSNVLLEGGERGKCENWGVPRITDFGLSQEVDQNITTTGSILGTVAYMAPEQASGKPISLGVDIYALGVILYELLLGQKPFWGISDVDLMREIVESGVPSLRAQRKEVPRDLEGICQKCLAKSPQDRYRHASELADDLKRFLQGKPTVATPISNWERTYRWCKRHPRTTAAMAFVSVLAVAIISMVVHYEIQVRTAKSMLEQRAEEQADMLYAVSMREITELIQHGKSDVAIGKLEHLAPQKAGDPDRRELSWRLLHRQLWNQPLMLLPRKAYTIHDFNVDKDRDLILTAADNQICCWDIKHQTLKDILVRHDAQITCFAYSASRNTIVDFDYKTLRFCDISDIQRPVIRTIQDDKIPDGIIDIRATEDLRTVIAVSRNSMYVMLPEAGISYTVPWPSAPEPMLGSAGLKLSPDGRFVLLFQEGIHLWDLHRPHEFSKIMENRHLNHEMLSFHLHSCWCGYRQGNMIKIDLENRKIVKEYRSPAMSKSNVVMHYRKPWLATNTWVIGCKDGEVVELDLESAKETKLAKHRSMVHLILERNQNEILSFDLQQAHHIDRLEKKIIKSYALPTVFKKMDYAFLSHGAILANPFRAVLGGQDGRLAVWNMEVATSTPVMKHDEMSAWAVKFAPDQKTLASAGDDGCVYFWDVATRKSIGKIRAGSELIAGLAYSHDGQNLLTGSYDGTLNLWDATSHKPHWTQTLSHEIIRCVAYSPDGELVAAGFKLKKVPDGKACLAVWNARTGQLVKKWDAHDNTIRSLTFSEDSRTLYSASEDYRIKTWDLQTLTNLRMFRETQEVWHLHLKGNTLYSAGGGYLVTRWNLATAKPDRRMQDPDTTLQAFTLSPDMQTIVTGGETGPIRFWLASNGQELTRLDLKEKIMGLDVSPNGRYLAVACDSGRVELLKVTIQSK, via the coding sequence ATGTCAGTAATTCCTCCATCTTCGGATGACTCAGCTTCCATGATGCCAAACGGCTCGCCTTTGCCTGCCAAGTCTGAAATTACCAGGCATGGCATTGGTGAAGTGAACGAGACGATACTTGATCTGCAGTTAGTAACTACCAACCGGTTGGGACGTTTTGAAATTCGTCGGCTCCTGGGGGGCGGCGGCCAGGGACAGGTGTTCCAGGCATACGATCCTTCGCTCAAGCGAGATGTCGCCGTCAAGGTTCCACGCCTGCATACCCTGTTCGACCCCAGTCAGCGCCGACGCTTTGATCGTGAAGCCAGGCTGGCAGCAAGTCTGAAGCATCCACACATTGTCAGCGTCTTTGATACCGGAGAAGTGGAAGGCCGAGTATTCCTCGTCACGGAATACATTCATGGCCCGTCATTGTCGGAATGGATGACCTCACTCCAAGGCAAGCCTTTACCATGCAGAACTGCAGCTGAAATAGTTCTTTGCCTGGTGCAAGCCGTGCAGTACATGCATGAGCATGGGATTATTCATCGTGATCTCAAGCCCAGCAACGTGTTGCTGGAGGGTGGAGAGCGTGGCAAGTGTGAAAACTGGGGTGTGCCTCGTATCACCGATTTTGGCTTATCGCAGGAAGTGGATCAGAACATTACTACCACCGGTTCGATTCTTGGGACGGTGGCATACATGGCGCCTGAACAGGCATCAGGAAAACCAATCAGCCTGGGTGTAGATATCTATGCTCTGGGTGTGATTCTGTATGAACTGCTGCTTGGTCAGAAACCATTCTGGGGTATTTCTGATGTCGATCTGATGCGCGAGATTGTCGAAAGCGGAGTCCCCTCGCTGCGGGCACAACGCAAGGAAGTGCCCCGTGACCTCGAAGGAATCTGCCAGAAGTGTCTAGCAAAATCACCTCAAGATCGTTATCGACATGCATCGGAGTTAGCCGATGATCTCAAGCGGTTTCTGCAGGGCAAGCCTACCGTTGCCACTCCCATCAGCAATTGGGAACGAACCTACCGCTGGTGCAAAAGGCATCCACGTACCACAGCCGCCATGGCATTCGTCAGTGTGTTGGCGGTTGCTATCATCAGCATGGTGGTTCATTACGAAATACAAGTTCGTACAGCCAAGTCCATGCTCGAACAGCGTGCTGAAGAGCAGGCTGACATGCTCTATGCTGTTTCGATGCGCGAAATTACCGAATTGATTCAACATGGGAAAAGTGATGTAGCCATCGGAAAGCTGGAACATCTGGCTCCCCAGAAAGCTGGTGACCCGGACAGGCGTGAACTTAGCTGGCGTTTGCTGCATCGGCAATTGTGGAATCAACCACTGATGCTCCTGCCCCGCAAAGCCTACACCATTCATGATTTTAATGTCGACAAGGATCGTGACCTGATACTGACTGCTGCAGATAATCAGATTTGCTGCTGGGATATCAAACATCAGACTCTGAAGGATATCCTCGTCCGTCATGATGCACAGATCACCTGCTTCGCCTACAGTGCATCACGCAATACCATCGTGGATTTCGATTACAAAACACTACGGTTCTGCGACATTTCCGACATACAGCGGCCAGTAATTCGCACGATTCAGGATGATAAAATACCTGATGGCATCATCGATATCCGTGCCACGGAAGATCTTCGCACGGTGATTGCTGTCTCAAGAAACTCCATGTATGTGATGTTGCCAGAAGCTGGAATCAGCTACACGGTCCCCTGGCCTTCTGCACCGGAACCCATGCTGGGATCAGCAGGTTTGAAACTCAGTCCCGATGGACGATTTGTCCTGCTGTTTCAAGAAGGCATCCATCTCTGGGACCTGCATCGTCCTCATGAGTTCAGCAAGATCATGGAGAACAGACATCTCAACCATGAAATGTTATCCTTTCACTTGCATAGCTGCTGGTGCGGCTATCGACAGGGCAACATGATCAAGATCGACCTGGAGAATCGGAAAATTGTGAAAGAGTATCGTAGCCCGGCAATGAGTAAATCGAACGTGGTCATGCACTATCGCAAACCCTGGCTGGCTACTAACACATGGGTGATTGGCTGCAAGGATGGAGAGGTGGTGGAACTGGATCTCGAATCTGCAAAGGAAACCAAACTGGCGAAGCATCGCTCCATGGTGCACTTAATCCTGGAACGTAATCAGAATGAAATTCTTTCCTTTGATTTGCAGCAAGCTCACCACATTGATCGGCTAGAAAAAAAAATAATCAAGTCTTATGCACTTCCCACTGTGTTCAAAAAGATGGATTATGCGTTTTTGTCACACGGTGCAATTCTTGCGAATCCATTCCGTGCGGTTCTTGGCGGTCAAGATGGTCGACTCGCAGTGTGGAACATGGAGGTAGCAACTTCAACTCCTGTTATGAAGCATGATGAGATGAGCGCCTGGGCGGTAAAATTTGCACCTGATCAGAAAACATTGGCATCCGCAGGCGATGATGGGTGTGTCTACTTCTGGGATGTCGCCACGCGCAAAAGCATTGGCAAGATCAGGGCGGGATCAGAGTTGATTGCGGGTCTTGCATACTCACATGATGGGCAAAACCTGCTGACTGGCAGTTACGATGGCACACTCAACCTGTGGGATGCGACAAGCCACAAGCCGCATTGGACACAAACTCTGTCGCATGAGATTATCCGTTGCGTGGCATATTCACCCGATGGTGAACTGGTGGCAGCAGGATTCAAACTCAAAAAGGTGCCTGATGGTAAAGCCTGCCTGGCCGTGTGGAATGCCCGGACTGGTCAACTGGTGAAGAAGTGGGACGCACACGACAATACGATACGATCTCTGACGTTCTCCGAGGATAGCCGCACACTTTATTCAGCCAGTGAAGACTATCGCATCAAAACCTGGGATTTGCAGACACTTACCAACCTGCGAATGTTCCGAGAAACTCAGGAAGTATGGCATCTGCATTTGAAAGGGAATACTCTCTATTCAGCGGGCGGAGGATACCTGGTAACCCGTTGGAATCTTGCTACAGCCAAACCCGATCGCAGGATGCAGGACCCAGACACCACACTGCAGGCATTCACATTGTCGCCGGACATGCAGACCATTGTAACCGGTGGAGAGACCGGGCCTATACGATTCTGGCTCGCATCCAACGGGCAGGAGTTGACTCGCCTTGATTTGAAAGAAAAAATCATGGGGTTGGATGTTTCCCCCAACGGCCGCTACCTGGCAGTGGCATGCGATAGTGGCAGGGTGGAACTGCTGAAAGTAACCATTCAATCAAAATAA
- a CDS encoding M2 family metallopeptidase, which produces MNLWLGFSTFFLLLGTVTMAAFQSAPNDPDAQAKAFIKEHEARIKPLEKISAIAWWNANITGKDDDFKKKEEAQNKLDAMLGESEPFAKLKQLKTKPPKDKLLARQIDVLYLQYMEKQVDKELLRQMTAKANAVEQAFNVFRAKVRGKELTDSQVREVLKRDRDSGYRKEVWEASKVVGANVEVDLKALAKMRNQAAKQLGFADYHKMMLHLNEQDQAKVLALFDELDELTREPFNAAKAEIDAALAKHYNLKPEELMPWHYQDPFFQEPPAIYDVSLDDTYAKVDILKACRQFYAGIGLPIDDVLARSDLYEKSGKSPHAFCTDIDREGDVRVLGNIVPNEYWMATMLHELGHAVYSSKNIPQSVPYVLRGEAHILCTEGVAMQFEKFSKSAAWLASMGVKVEKPEAFDVTAKKMMRNQLLIFSRWCQVMLRFEAALYANPDQDLNKLWWDLVEKYQGLKHPTARSAPDYAAKIHVCSAPAYYHNYMMGQLFASQVHHALCRDVLKTTPLVAQYTGNLDVGKWMKEKVFHPGRTMPWNELTKFATGEELNAKAFAGDFGR; this is translated from the coding sequence ATGAACCTTTGGCTGGGGTTTTCCACGTTCTTTCTTCTGCTGGGAACTGTTACGATGGCTGCGTTTCAATCTGCCCCGAATGATCCAGATGCACAAGCCAAGGCATTCATCAAGGAACATGAAGCCCGTATCAAGCCACTCGAAAAGATCAGTGCCATCGCCTGGTGGAATGCCAACATCACCGGCAAGGACGACGACTTCAAGAAAAAGGAAGAAGCCCAGAACAAACTCGATGCCATGCTCGGCGAGAGCGAACCTTTTGCCAAACTGAAGCAACTGAAAACCAAGCCACCCAAGGATAAACTGCTAGCCCGGCAGATCGATGTTCTCTACCTGCAATACATGGAAAAGCAGGTGGACAAGGAACTCCTTCGCCAGATGACTGCCAAGGCCAACGCAGTGGAGCAGGCATTCAATGTATTCCGAGCCAAGGTGCGAGGTAAGGAACTGACCGATTCGCAGGTACGCGAAGTGCTCAAGCGGGATCGTGATTCAGGCTACCGCAAGGAAGTCTGGGAAGCGAGCAAAGTAGTTGGCGCCAACGTCGAAGTGGATTTGAAAGCACTGGCCAAGATGCGCAACCAGGCTGCTAAACAATTGGGATTTGCTGATTACCACAAGATGATGCTGCATTTGAACGAACAGGATCAGGCAAAGGTGCTGGCACTGTTTGATGAGCTCGATGAACTCACTCGCGAGCCGTTCAATGCAGCCAAGGCCGAGATAGATGCAGCACTGGCGAAGCATTACAACCTCAAGCCGGAAGAACTGATGCCCTGGCATTACCAGGATCCCTTCTTCCAGGAACCGCCTGCTATCTATGATGTTTCGCTCGATGATACCTATGCCAAGGTGGATATCCTCAAGGCATGTCGTCAGTTTTATGCAGGCATCGGTTTGCCTATTGATGATGTGCTGGCCCGCAGCGATCTGTACGAGAAGTCTGGCAAGAGTCCGCATGCGTTCTGCACCGATATCGACCGTGAAGGCGATGTCCGCGTGCTCGGCAACATTGTTCCGAATGAATATTGGATGGCGACCATGCTGCACGAACTGGGCCATGCCGTTTACAGCAGCAAGAACATTCCGCAAAGTGTGCCTTACGTGCTGCGAGGCGAAGCTCACATCCTGTGCACCGAAGGCGTGGCGATGCAATTTGAGAAGTTCAGCAAGAGCGCTGCCTGGCTGGCGAGCATGGGAGTCAAGGTTGAAAAACCTGAAGCCTTCGATGTAACAGCGAAGAAGATGATGAGAAACCAGTTGCTCATCTTCAGCCGATGGTGCCAGGTGATGCTGCGGTTTGAAGCAGCACTGTATGCCAACCCCGATCAGGATTTGAACAAACTCTGGTGGGATCTGGTGGAAAAATACCAGGGGCTCAAACACCCCACAGCCCGCAGCGCCCCCGATTACGCTGCTAAGATTCACGTCTGCTCAGCCCCGGCGTATTACCACAATTACATGATGGGGCAACTGTTCGCCTCGCAGGTACACCACGCCCTGTGCCGCGATGTGCTCAAGACCACCCCGCTGGTAGCCCAATACACCGGCAACCTGGATGTTGGCAAATGGATGAAAGAAAAAGTCTTCCACCCCGGCCGCACCATGCCCTGGAATGAACTCACGAAGTTTGCTACGGGGGAGGAACTGAACGCGAAGGCGTTCGCGGGGGATTTTGGGAGGTAA